The following DNA comes from bacterium.
GCCTTGTTTGAAGCTCTTGCGTGGTTGAACGTAGAGCAGCCCATGCCCACGACCCACGAGATCGTTCAGGTAATCAATCAAATTGTCATTAACCGAATGAGTTCGGACGTACGCCAGATCACCGGCAGTTGCCCGATAAATCCGCCCAAGCGCATTCAACTCATCCTTACTCAACGCCGAGAGACCAACTCTGGCGTGCTTAAGGATAGTCTCCAACCGGTCCCAATCCGGCTTCCTACGTTCCACAAATGCCCGTTCATTCATACTAACCTAATGATCGCAGTTTTCCCGCTTAAAGTCAAGGGGCATTAATCCTGGTCAATAAGTGATCAGTCATCAGAAAGGTAATTTCTTCCCAAGACAACCTGTGCCTGTTGTACGATCCATACGTTGCTTATAAATAAAAACGTGCCCCCTAGGATATTGCGAGGCGGATGATTAGGCCTAGTTCTTCGAGGGAGCGGGTGATACGGGGATCGGCGTCGGCATCGGTGATTAGGAAGCTGGCTTGGGTTACGGGGGCAATTTGGGCGAAGGCGATTTGGCCCAGTTTGCTGCTGTCAGCGATAATTATCGTCTCGCGGGCACGGCTCATCATCGCGAACTTCACTTGTGCCGCATCAAAATCAATGACCGTTAAACCGCCAACAGGATCAACGCCGCTGACGGCTACAAAGGCCCGGTCAACATTCATCGACTCGAGTTGTTTAATCACTAACGGGCCAAGAGTGGCTTTGCGATGATGCTGAACAGTCCCGCCTAATAGAATTACTTCAAAAGTGGGATTCTCCATGAGCGTCCATGCGATAGCCAAACTATTGGTCACCACCGTAAGGTCGCGCTTGGAATGAAGTTCGAGGGCTATCTCATACGTGGTTGTGCCGGCGTCTAAGAGAATTGTTTCACCGGATTGGACAAATGAGGCGGCGACTTTGGCGATCGCTCTTTTTTCATCGGGGTTAGTCCGCTCCCGCTCATCGTATGGAGGTTCATGGCGAGCCGATTCAACCGGCAGCGCCCCTCCATGAGTTCGTCTAAGAAGCCCACGCGTCTCAAGTCTTGCCAAATCAGCCCGCACGGTTGGCAAACTCACTGCAAGATCATCCGCCAGTGATGGAACGGTCACTTTCCCATCGCGACGCAGGTGTTGAAGGATCGCTTGTCTGCGCTCTTCGGGCAACAAACCATTATTTTCTTTTTCTTTCGCTTTATATGCCAATTTCTTTCTCATTTTGTCGTATGCTATTATACAGGAAGAAAACACGGAAAAGGTATTAGCTGTTAGGTTTTAAAAAAGGCATCGAAACAAAAGGCAAGAGACAAGAGGCAAGAAGCAAGAAGCACGATCCGGAAAACCCATACACAACGATGTCGTGTCATTAGGAGCGAATCGTGGAATCTGACTGGAAAGTAACTCTAAGAGATAGCAATCGGAATTAGAGTATGATTAGGGTTAAGATATTTCGGAATTGCCTTTAGCCTAAAACCTATCACCTGGTACCTGTATCCAATCACCATCTCCGAGAACTCAGGGAGGACTTATTATAATGCCTAAAACATTGTCTGTACATCCGCAGGACGTCCGCGCCAAAGGCAAGGTAACGTTCGATCCGATACCTATAAACCAATATAGCCGTACAATGAAAGACGAACTTAAAAAAGGTTTTTCATCTGATGATCTGGTTCGAATTCATCACGATATGGCTGTTGTCCGCGCCTTTGAGAACATGCTTAATGAAGTTAAGATTAAGATGGAATATCAAGGCATCAAGTACGACCATCGCGGCCCCGCCCATCTTTCAATCGGTCAGGAAGCGGCTGCTGTCGGCCAAGCTTTTTTGTTGGGTGTTGACGACCATATCTATGGAAGTCACCGAAGCCATGGCGAAATCCTCGCCAAAGGCCTATCGGCCATCAATAAGCTCGATAATGAGACACTAACGCGCATCATGAAGACCTACATGGACGGCTCAGTCCTGAAAGTGGTCGAAAAGGATGCTGACGGTTCGGTTAAATCGCTTGCTATCGACTTTCTGATTTATGGCGCGCTGGGCGAAATC
Coding sequences within:
- a CDS encoding DeoR/GlpR family DNA-binding transcription regulator, with product MAYKAKEKENNGLLPEERRQAILQHLRRDGKVTVPSLADDLAVSLPTVRADLARLETRGLLRRTHGGALPVESARHEPPYDERERTNPDEKRAIAKVAASFVQSGETILLDAGTTTYEIALELHSKRDLTVVTNSLAIAWTLMENPTFEVILLGGTVQHHRKATLGPLVIKQLESMNVDRAFVAVSGVDPVGGLTVIDFDAAQVKFAMMSRARETIIIADSSKLGQIAFAQIAPVTQASFLITDADADPRITRSLEELGLIIRLAIS
- a CDS encoding thiamine pyrophosphate-dependent enzyme, giving the protein MPKTLSVHPQDVRAKGKVTFDPIPINQYSRTMKDELKKGFSSDDLVRIHHDMAVVRAFENMLNEVKIKMEYQGIKYDHRGPAHLSIGQEAAAVGQAFLLGVDDHIYGSHRSHGEILAKGLSAINKLDNETLTRIMKTYMDGSVLKVVEKDADGSVKSLAIDFLIYGALGEIFGREAGFNKGMGGSMHAFFTPFGIYPNNAIVGGSGDISVGAALYKRVNHKPGMVICNIGDGAAGCGPVWEGLCFATMDQFKTLWDEEHRGGLPLIMNYVNNFYGMGGQPVGETMGFNVLARIGAGMSPDQMHAERVDGY